The Chondrinema litorale genome includes a window with the following:
- a CDS encoding DUF4291 domain-containing protein — protein sequence MQLENYQHQQSVLPKQGRYIIANSTDDTITVYQAFNEKIAEYAVKNQQFGGVHYSFSRMTWIKPNFMWMMYRSGWASKEGQERILAIEIEKDGFFELLKNSVISQFKGEFFESKEEWKKALKQSEVRLQWDPDHNPHGAKLERKAIQIGIQGKRLERFNTEWIKSISDITDFVHQQTKVLKTNSKDLEVPIERVVSLNHVKEIAEHVGIKLS from the coding sequence ATGCAACTAGAAAATTATCAACATCAACAAAGTGTATTACCTAAACAAGGTAGGTATATTATCGCTAATAGTACAGATGATACCATTACTGTCTATCAGGCTTTTAATGAAAAGATTGCTGAATATGCAGTTAAAAATCAACAATTTGGTGGTGTGCATTATTCTTTTTCACGGATGACTTGGATAAAACCCAACTTTATGTGGATGATGTATCGATCTGGCTGGGCTAGCAAAGAGGGACAAGAACGAATATTGGCCATAGAAATAGAGAAAGATGGGTTCTTTGAATTACTCAAAAATTCAGTAATCTCTCAATTTAAAGGTGAGTTTTTTGAGTCTAAAGAAGAATGGAAGAAAGCCTTAAAACAATCTGAAGTTAGATTACAATGGGATCCTGATCATAATCCGCATGGAGCCAAACTTGAAAGAAAAGCTATTCAAATTGGCATACAAGGAAAAAGGCTAGAAAGATTTAATACCGAATGGATTAAGTCAATTAGCGATATCACCGATTTTGTACATCAACAAACCAAAGTTTTAAAAACCAATAGCAAAGATTTAGAAGTCCCTATTGAAAGAGTTGTTTCTCTAAATCATGTAAAAGAAATTGCTGAGCATGTAGGTATAAAGTTGAGTTAG
- a CDS encoding flavodoxin reductase: protein MKYTEKIKTIEWLAHNVVRIELPKPAGFEFNVGDAVEIKVADNEPGPFTMTNLPDGDTLEFIIRIYTDHHGKTEALSKLKANDELSFTEPFNTYKPAEGAIFLAGGTGITPFIAIMREMYNAGTLKDSILIFSNKSAMDVFLKEELYEMLGNRYKNVITGDNEDPDYYGNIDEKYLKEHITDVSKPILVCGPPPFNEAMEKNLKKIGVEPENIDLGS from the coding sequence ATGAAATACACAGAGAAGATAAAAACGATAGAGTGGCTGGCTCATAATGTGGTTAGAATAGAACTACCAAAACCAGCCGGATTTGAGTTTAATGTAGGTGATGCTGTAGAGATAAAAGTAGCTGATAATGAGCCTGGTCCTTTTACAATGACAAATTTACCAGATGGAGATACATTAGAATTCATAATTAGAATATATACCGATCATCACGGTAAAACGGAAGCTTTAAGTAAACTAAAGGCAAATGATGAGTTAAGTTTCACAGAGCCTTTTAATACTTATAAACCTGCCGAAGGTGCAATTTTCTTAGCGGGTGGTACAGGCATTACTCCATTTATTGCCATTATGCGCGAGATGTATAATGCAGGTACGCTTAAAGATAGCATCCTTATTTTTTCGAATAAAAGTGCGATGGATGTTTTTCTTAAAGAAGAGCTTTACGAAATGCTTGGCAACCGATATAAGAATGTAATTACTGGAGATAATGAAGACCCAGATTATTATGGGAATATCGATGAAAAATATCTGAAAGAACATATTACTGATGTATCTAAACCAATACTGGTTTGTGGTCCGCCACCTTTTAATGAAGCAATGGAAAAGAACTTGAAAAAGATTGGAGTAGAACCTGAGAATATAGACCTTGGAAGTTAA
- a CDS encoding 2Fe-2S iron-sulfur cluster-binding protein: MDKLEDWKTKVDKEKLNSDEEDIFSQLGLNGSTRRRFLKRISAASLSIWATPQFASKLYAAEKPVDTIAILNELKVNLHINKSIKPLTIDSRTTLLDALREQLGLTGSKKGCDHGQCGACTVIVDGKRKLSCLTLAATCKEKEVTTVEGLAVGDELHPMQEAFLKHDGFQCGYCTPGQICSSVALLEEAKNGEASYVTKDFTKMDSGLTLSEGEIRERMSGNICRCGAYNNIVQAVKEVNSGEDEMPTWEFATAEQMEKASKS, translated from the coding sequence ATGGATAAATTAGAAGACTGGAAAACTAAAGTAGACAAAGAGAAACTGAACTCCGATGAGGAAGATATTTTCTCTCAATTAGGTTTAAATGGAAGCACAAGAAGGCGATTTTTAAAACGAATCTCTGCTGCGAGTTTGAGTATTTGGGCGACTCCTCAGTTTGCCTCGAAATTATATGCAGCAGAAAAACCTGTAGATACGATTGCCATTCTCAATGAGTTAAAGGTAAATCTACACATCAACAAATCAATTAAACCCCTCACAATTGATTCAAGAACAACGTTATTAGATGCATTAAGAGAACAGTTAGGATTAACTGGCAGCAAAAAAGGTTGCGATCATGGCCAGTGTGGTGCTTGCACAGTTATCGTTGATGGCAAGCGTAAATTATCGTGCTTAACACTAGCAGCTACGTGTAAAGAAAAAGAGGTAACAACTGTAGAAGGTTTAGCCGTTGGCGATGAGCTACATCCTATGCAAGAAGCTTTCTTGAAACACGATGGCTTTCAATGCGGTTATTGCACACCAGGACAAATCTGTTCATCAGTAGCTTTATTAGAAGAAGCAAAAAATGGTGAAGCCAGTTACGTAACCAAAGATTTCACTAAAATGGATAGTGGCTTAACGCTCTCAGAAGGAGAAATTAGAGAGCGTATGTCTGGAAATATCTGTAGATGTGGCGCTTACAACAATATTGTACAAGCAGTAAAAGAAGTAAATAGTGGAGAAGATGAGATGCCTACATGGGAATTTGCTACTGCTGAACAAATGGAAAAAGCGAGTAAATCTTAA